The following coding sequences are from one Canis lupus dingo isolate Sandy chromosome 21, ASM325472v2, whole genome shotgun sequence window:
- the LOC118351817 gene encoding 60S acidic ribosomal protein P1-like, with amino-acid sequence MVTEHKSTALIKAAGINVGSFGPGLFAKTLANVNIESPICNVGAGGPAQAAGPVSGAAPTTCTTAAPAEEKEVEAKKTVR; translated from the coding sequence ATGGTCACAGAGCATAAGAGCACTGCTCTCATTAAAGCAGCGGGTATAAATGTTGGATCTTTTGGGCCAGGCTTGTTTGCAAAGACCCTGGCCAATGTCAACATCGAGAGCCCCATCTGCAATGTGGGGGCTGGTGGACCTGCCCAAGCAGCCGGTCCTGTATCAGGAGCAGCTCCCACCACCTGTACCACGGCTGCCCCAGCAGAAGAGAAGGAGGTGGAAGCAAAGAAGACTGTCCGATGA